CCTAAATGACACTGGTCCACGTGTGTGTGTTGCCGTACATGACCCTAAAGGGCCTAGACTGTCTTGATGATGTAACTGAACTTGTATATCAAAAGCTGATTGAACTTTTAGCCTCCCTCCATGCACCTTCCAACAACTACCTCTTTAAACGTATCCCAATGGAGTCTCTGTGATTACCAACACTCTTCAAGAATAAGCAGTTTGTTTACAATTCACCTGAAAGGTTAGTTAGGGCCAAGAATTGAAGGTGCTTTTCCATTCTCCCAGTCAGGGCACTCTTTCCATATTACTCTCAGTCAAGTCAACAAATACTTAAGTGCTTACTAGGTGCGTACAAAAGCCCTGCGTTCTAACTTTTCTGGATAGTAACAAAACTGAAGAGACCATCTTCTCAATTAGTAAGCAACACATTTTACAACCTACTTCCTAGACCAAGATAGTTTAGACAGTCATTGGAAACACTCTATTTTGTCTAGTTAGAGAAAATAAATCTTAGAATAATAACCTAAAAAGCTGATATCAGAAATATGAATTTAATAAATTCCAGAGTTGGCAGAATTTCTTGCTTgctcttttgaaatttttcaaaatggcCTTGCACATTTGGCTTTTCAACACACAAGGCTGGAAGTAAACcagcattcagggcttccctggtggtgcagtggttaagaatctgcctgccaatgcaggggacacaggttcgacccctggtctgggaagatcccacatgccgcggagcaactaagcccgtgagccacaactactgagcctgcgcgtctagagcctgtgctccacaacaggagaggccatgactgtaagaggcccacgcaccgcgatgaagagtggcccccgctcgccgcaactggagaaagctcttgcacagaaatgaagacccaacacagccaaaaataaatataaattaattaattaattaaaaattaaaaaaaaaaaacagcattcaGAAAGCGGTAAAATAAACTGTCCAACAGACCTTCctggtgttaaaaaaaattcacgtTCAAGCCCCAGTCCCTTAAGAGGCTAGCTTCTCTCACAATCTTTTCAGCCCAAGGTCCCACTAACGAAGCGACTGATTCCCGTCCAGGAAGTGTTAATTAGGAAGCATATGGCTGGCTGACATCTGAACTGCTACCATTTTTGCTGACACACAACCCAGATACTGAATATGGACCAATGGCTCTACCTTCTTCCTCCTCGTCGTCATCACTGGACTCACTGACATGCACGCTGACAGCAGTGTTTGGAGAGTCTGTCCATTCAAAATACACCCCAAACCCAATGTCATAATTGTCTGTAGCAAATTCCCAAAAGAGATATGATCCTTCTTCATGGGTGGGTACTCGAACAGTGACTACTTCTCCTCGGCCCACTGTAATCACAGAATCCGCATCCTGCCGAATCTTCTCTTTAAAGTCTTTGATCTGGGGTCGTGTCCACATGGATGGAGCTGCTATTACTGGAAGAGATTCTAAAGGCAACAGGAATTACAAAGGCTAAAGAGGATGAGCCTTCACCAGTAGGCGGCAACATTTGCATAGGACGACCTGCTCAGCCACATGAAGGCACCAAGTACAATCTGGTCTACCTTAGATTGAGGACTTTAAAAGCTTCCCCATGGAAGTCTCCCCCCAAATTACTACATTTAACAACGCCACAGGTATTTAGAGGTCATCATACCACTTTAAGTAACAAATGCAATCCACAGTCTtaagaaggatttttttccaaCACTAATTGCATATGGGCATTGAAGAATGACCTTGGAAACTTCCTAGCTGGAGATAGGGAAACATTCTAACAAAGAAGAGAGATCTGGACttgaaataaattcatttttggaTGTGAACAAAGAAAGCTGGGCTTTGACTTCAGTCTCTCTGTCAGAAAAAAGTCTTGACCTCAGAGTAAACCAAAGTTCTAGGAAAGGGGCTATTCTAAAAGAactcaaaagaaagagaaaaacttggATAGGAATAGAACCACTAGCGACTGAGTAAAAATGGGTAAAGTATCGTTACTGAGCAGTATCTATGTGTACTCAACAGGTTTTCCAGAGTTATTCACAGAGCCTTTGACAAaagattcatttgaaaatactgGTAAActcttaataggaaaaaaaagggggggctatGTGAACCAAGGTATTTCAAGGTCTTTTCTGAAACTATTTTCTGTTACTTGTTctaaaaagaacaaggaagaacTCTGAAATCAACTTTCTTATGAACCACACCACCATCTCTGATCACTGTCACTGAAatgttctcttcttcctttttacttACTGAACTCTTGCTTCAGATCTCTCAGCTCAAGTGTCCTTTCCCCCAGGAAAACCTCTGGTGACCTCTCTAACTAGGTCATATCCCCCATATTATGTGCTCTCACATCATAATAGACCTTTCTCTCCAGCACAGTACCTACCATAGCCACAATTTTTATTCTATGTGTGTTATTTTGCTTCACTACTGTGGCCCAACACTCAGAAAATCTTCAACcaattgctgaatgaatgaatgagctgcCCATGAAAAGGTAAGCAGCCCTCTGAAAACCTAAATTCTTATTGGTAACATGGTACTTTTGTctcaaaaatatattgtaaatatatgGTAGCCAATCTACAAGATGGCCCCCAGTGATCCTCTCCTGTGGGTATTCATGTACTTGTAAGGTTACCACCCCAAATGCATCAggaccaacagaatatggcagaagtgcgGATGTATTACTTCCAAAGCTAGGGCATAAAAGACACTTGACGCTTTTGCCTTGTTTTCCTTTGTATCAtgtgctctgggggaagccagccacTGTGTTGAGATCACTCAAGCAGCCATTTGGTGAGGCTTCACAGGGCAAGGAATTGAGGCCCTCCTGCCAAGGGCCAGCACGAATTTGCCAGTCATGGGAGGGAACCACTTTGGAAGCAGAGCCTctagccccagtcaagccttcacaTGACTGCAGTCCCAGCCGACATCTTGACTACGACCTCACGAGAGACCAGAGCCACCACCACTGAGCTAAGCAGCTCTcaaatttctgacccacagaaactgtgagagataataaatgtttattattttaagctgctaataAATTCAGGTACAGTGTgtcacacagcaatagataaccaatatATACAACAAGACAACCCAAACTGTCCAAAGGACATCTGATTTGCTCTTCTAAACTATTCAAAGAGTCACCAGAAGCACCAGATTCAGACTGAAGAGTGAAAAAATATTCAACTCTCACAAATATGTAATTGCTCTCAAAAGCTAATTAACCTGACTTCCTGACTTTTGCTTTTCATGAAGTCTGAATTACAGCATATGGATGGAAGAGCACATATGCCAAACCATACCTTTTGGTCCATTCTCCAGGGCTTCCTCTGCGGCTTCTGGTTCAAGCTCTTTTTCAGAGTTGTCAGTGTGGGTTTTGGCCTGTCCATTCACTGACATCATATCACTTGGCGTAGTCGTATTCATTTTTGATGATGTAGGCAAAGAAGCCCCAGCTGCTGCTACTTCCTGTTGTTTCTGTAATGCTGCCTATAAGTCAAGAAAAAGTGAAGATACACTGACCAGGAAGGCTAATAAACCAGACATCTACCCTGAAATGTATTCTGACCCTATGTTTTTGCCCCATCAAGTAGCTCCAAGATATTACTAATAAACTCTATCAGTTTTTAGCCTATCTAAATGAATATTAGTATCATAATATTAAACTGATAgctaaaaatgtcaaaatattaaTGTGGACAAAAAAACTGTAACTGAGGATCACATTTTTGTGACCTGAGGATCACTAGAAAAACTAAACAGGAAAAATTAAAGTAGGTAGAAATAATCaatccaaaataaaattattataggtAAAAACTGAACACAGTAACATCTGTTCTTAAAATTgataaaagaaaatcttgataAAATTCAAATACATAAAATTGGATTCAGAAAAATTAAACTTGGTAGAAATAAATGGTCacagaagaaaattaataaaggcaGAAGCTATAACTGGTGAAACCTGATAAGGGCCCCCAAAGTAACCAACAAATCAAATATGgacaaaaataatcaataaattaaaTCTTCACTCTAaactatatacagaaaaattcTTATCACGATTTAACTAAAAACTGTTAATCATGTAAAAAATATTGACCTAAAAATTAAATAGGCTTATAAAATGGAGTTTGAGGTCAAAATACTTTCTTAATGAAAATTCATCACTGTTTACATAATTATgattaaaatgtatattcataAACATGAAATCAAAATGTCCTCAGAGTCAAAATGGAGAATAAAAACATCTTAAATCTAAAGGACAACTACTTTAGGACATTCCTCTCCTATcaagatgaataaatattaatactACTAGAAATACCTAAGTATTACTTGAGTAACTTTTGGGGGAACTGTGAATTATAATGTACATATAGAAAAGTATACAAATCATAAATGTACAGCTTGATCAATTTTCATTAGCCAAACATACACATGTAACCAACGCCCAGACCAAGACATTacctgtgggacttccctggtggcgcagtggttaagaatccgcctgccaacgcaggggacatgggttcgatccctggtccaggaagatctcacatgccgcggagcaactaagccctcaaaccacaactattgagcctgcctgctgcaactactgaagcctgcgcacctagagcccatgctctgcaacaagagaagccactgcaatgagaagcccacgcaccacaaagaagagtagcccccgctcgctgcaactagagaaagcctgtgcgcagcaacaaagaccaaactcagccaaaaaataaattaaaaaaatttttaaaaagatattatctGCATGTCAGAACCCTTCCTGGTATCCCTTTCCAGGAAGTCCCCCAAGGGTAACAAGTATTCTAACTTGTAATATTAAAGATTTGgctttgcctatttttgaactttaCATACATGAAATTGTATAATATATGctcttttttgtgtctggcttcttttactcaacattTGTTTGTGAGGTTCATCTATTAAGTCACAAGTAATTATaactgtattttgtttgtttgcattgcGACAGCATATGCCACtgtgaaaatacaaaatttatttatccaaTCTACTGTTGAGTGTTGGGGCATTTCAGTAACTTTTTAAACTAAAACACTGAGTTATAATAAGTAAGCATACATTtacaacagttaaaaaaaaaagaaaacataggaaaaaagccTTTATAATATAATTTCATGGTTTAGGGATAATGATATATTTTGGCATATCTGTATATACATTTCATTTAACATATCATTTACAAACCAGTTACTTAAACAGCAACGCCTCTCTCTGCCGTTAGTGCAGGTTGGCAAAACACTTAAAGAGTTTAAAATACCTTCTTCCAAGGCCTAAATTCTCAGTAATTTTCACATCAGTTTTCTAAAAGAGTACCAGCTTCAAGAAAAAGGGCATACAACCAAAACAAGTCAGCACACTCAGAACATTCACTGCATGACAGGAAAGCAAAAAAAGCATTTCTGTTGATGATCAATTGGTCAGCTCAAATGGTCCCTCTCCATTTCAATCCTTTCTTGAAACTCTAGCAGAATGAACAACTCTCTACCCCAGGATCCCACTGCCTATGAATATACCTCTATTACCTATAATAGATTGTAATTATGTATTTACATAATCTCTCTTCTATACTCCAGGAAgtatttaaaagaacagaaaggcACAGGAACAATGTAACAAACACCCATGTAACCACACCCCCAAATTAACAAGTGTTCCCATTTTGTTATTTTGctcaatatttatataaaaattaatactttATGGGACTGAAGTTCCCTTTGCTTCTTCTCcagtccctctccttctctctttccagaGACAACCAATCAATTTGATAAACTTGAGTTTGTTCACTGCAATCTAAACTATGGCTTTCCAATTCTGTTTCAAAGATTTTTGGTTTTCCCCTATATGACTGACTTTGTTATGACTAAGTGATAGCAACCTATAAGCAGGACAGTGTGTAATGAGCTAGCCTATTAAATAATTATCTCAATGCCCATCAAAGAAGCAGGAAACGGGGAGTGATACGCTAAAGTAGAAACAGGCTTTAGAGGACAGAAAAGAAATCCCTCCAAAACACCACCTATTATCTTGTAACTCTAGTTTGAcatccttttttcctcttctcatgGATTATACAAAACCTGCAGTGCCTTTTAGCTGCTCACTAAATGCTAAAGACTCAGGGGAAAACGTATTTTAGATGAGGATATTAATTTTCAAGGAATTTAAAGAGCTTGGCAAAACAACGAAGATTACTTCACCTAACAAGAAATGTTGAGCAACTATAATGCAacacttctcttcctttttttaaaaaaaaaaacattttattaaatttacagaGAAAcatagtttgtgttttttttcttttttttttttggccatgctgtgtggctggcgggatctttgttcccccaccagagatcgaacctgggcccctggcagtgaaagtgccgagtcctaaccactggaccgccaggcaatTCCCTGCAACACTTTACTTCACTCAGGTATTTGGACAGGTAGTAACTGCTTTATAagtgaaaattaattaaatacgTAAACTTAGCTAGGTTAACTTTAAGGAGGCATTTTATGCCTCTGCAAgatgtaaaataatgaatgtaaaatCAGTTATCTTCCCTATGTACCAAATACTTTCACAGAGTaactattttctcatttcattcctcTGATAGTCCTGTGAAGTTAACAAGACAAGTACCAGGATTTTATAGCTCATTCTTACTGACTgggagaaaaggcagaaaaatcaGAGCAATAGGTAACTTGCCTGAGATCAAACAAGATAACGGCGAAGCCAGGACAGAATCCAAGTGGTGTGTGACCTCCAGTCGCATGTCCTTCCCCTAAACCACATATTCCTATGTGGAAGCAAAGCCTGTGGGGGCACTAATCACCCAAGTCCTTATGGTTCCAGGACCACTATTAGAATCTACATCAAACTCACTGGAATAACACTAGGTCCATACAAATCCCAAATACATTTATGACAATATAATAGTGGCCACATCATTTGTTGCTTCGCTATCATACCCTTCCTTTCATAATTGCCAGTGCAATGTTAAAATCTCCCTTAATAAAGGTCCTCTAAAAGTTACGTTATACCTGAGAGGCTAACTAATGCAAAATTCATCAGCAACTGTTAAAAAAGAACTTGCATTCCAATGAAACTAAAAACCCTCTCTATGGCTGAATTCGGGGGTTATCTATCATACCTGTTGCTGTGCAAGCTGGACTTGATACAACTGCTGCATATATTGCTGATAGTGTTGCTCCTGCAACTGGCGGATGAGAATTTGCTGCTGTTCGTAGTTCCCTGGATACTGTTGGGCTGCATACTGCTGGAACTGCACGGCAGTCTGCGAGTTTAAAGCTGCCATTATCTGCTgcctaaaaacattaaaaaatatacactaGTCTGACTACAGGAGATTGATTGTTCATGACAAAATAAAATGTCcttgttattgatttttataatGCATAACTCTTAAAAATGACTAAGGTAGTAATGTATACCAATCAACGTGTGTCCTACGTCCAgagaaagattaagaaaataaacttggCCCCTAATTTTTCACATAGGTTTTTCAAGGAAAATTTGGGATGAAGAGGGAGAATAATAAgcatatcatcatcaccatcatcatcatcaccatcatcactgctaacatttattgtgcccttactatgtgccatgcaGTGTTCAGAGCACTTCCATGTACGAACCCACTTAGTTCTCACAACCACCCTCTGAGGTAGGGTTTCACAAAGCAGGAAATGGAGGAGTTCAGTAACTTGTTACACTGCTAGTAGatgtcagagccaggattcaagtctaggcagtctggctccagcctATACTCTTTTAAGAGGATGGGTTGTCATCTATGGCAGAGATGAGACATTTAACTGTTGGCCATGGTTTCTCTACCTAAATACATGAAAAGGCAGAATAGCTAAAAGATGTCACAGATGGCTCTGGTAAGTATAAAGAAAGCCAGTGAAAATCTGAGTGCCCTTGGCATTTAATGTAAAGCCTGCCTTAAAGAGGAATACTGAAGATAATATCTGGGCACACTTGGTTTAGAGATACTGATTTCTGTAAActattactcttctttttttttttttccagaggaaCCACATGCGTAACTCAGTCATGTGACCAAACATAAACACCTCAAAGCCATCTGTTAACAGATAATAACAAAGCAGAATCTCACAAACTCCTGAATAGAACATGACACTGGGTCCATCTAGGGTACCCCTCTCCCCTCAAAAAGAGTAGTCTCTCTCCAAGGTAGACTGAGGCCCTGGGTCACTTTGAAGCTTTTCTGAGGAACTACTCAGAAATAATGGGGAGAAAACAATGGACCCACATGTCCTCTGGTTTAATCTATATGCCATGCCACCTCTAGAACCCTAGGCCTTCTTCCCACAGTGTTTTATGGGCGTTAATCCCTTCCTCCTCATTCCCACAGCTCCCTCTGGAAGAACCAGTCCCTTCTGAGACAGCTGCTCTCACAGCCCTTACTGAATAAGAAATGGCTTCAGCTCCCAAGTTCTGTACTAGGAGACTAGGAACAGACACCCAACACAGGCTGAACCAACTAGATCCTTTGGCCTGGGAATTTGTAACTGGGTCTCTCATATGCCAGCCAGTCTCTGTCCGATGCATGAAAACAAAGACCACATAAATCTTGGCTAGGATAGCCTTGCATATGCCAAAGCAGAGTGACAATTTGCAGAGAACAGGAAGAATGAAACAGAGACATAGCTGAGAGAAGCAAAGACAAGAGACTGTGTGGACCCAAAGACAGAGAGCAAGCAAGCAACCCCAGCTCCTATTCTAGTGCCTGGGTTCTGGGAGCAAATCCCAAATCCTTCTAATACATTCTTCACTCACAACCAAATGATGCTTAAGATGAGGCCTTCCTTGGTAACACATCATTGGTACAAATGGCAAGTAGCTAATGCTGGTCGACTTCCCAGTCAAACAAATCAGAGAATTATTCCAAGGCACACAATGGTAAACGGTCAAGCACAACAGTGTGTCAATCCATTGCTCACTGTTAAACACAAGCCACACAACATACGTACTTTTGCTGCTCCAGCCGAAGCCTCTCTTCTTCTATTcgcctcctttcttcttcctcccgtctaagcctttcttcctcttcttgcctacgtttctcttcctccttttgcagacgttctctttcttcctcttcacgCCGCCTtcgctcttcctcctccttcctacaAGGTAAAGGACAGAGAGAATGAACCCTAAACAAAAAATCccgtttaaaaataatttaagactaTTTCCCAGTGAAGACTGACACAAGCTTTTTAGAGAATCGTGTGATAATTTTATCACAATTTGAAATACCTATACTTCATGAGGAGAAATTTATCATATGGAGTCAATCTCAAAATATACAGATCACAGCAAAAACAATGACTGctgcacagcaacagaaaaagGAGTCCATCAGTAAGGTACCACTTAAAACATTATGATACCCTAAAACCTCCCTTCTAAGATATGCTCACAGCACCACAAGCTTTTCCTTCATACTACCTGCTGTGGTTGAAATCAAATTTGTGTGATAAAGTTAGCAATACATCTGCCTTACTCATTAAAGTACATGCTCCATAAGGGCAGAGACTGTCCATCTCACACTGCTATATCCTCAGGGCTTACCACAGTGTGGGAAAGAATAAGCAAGCAATAAGTGTGTAGAGAAATGAATAATCCACCCTGAAATGCCAtgtagccataaaaaaagaataggactACATGGCCCAATATGTagacatttaatatatatgtttaatggAAAAAGCAGGTAAATAAATAGAAGGAGGAGGCCTGGAAAGATATACCTTAAATCTGTCCGCTATTATCTACGGAGAGAAGAGTGAGACTAAAAGTAAGGTGGGAAGGAAGGTTTTCAGTTTGTGCTTCATATACTGCCATAAGTGGAAAATCATTTATATTGCTTATATTCGTATataatttctgaaattaaaaaaaattaaagcttttaattaaaaaaaagaaaagaacaattggGGATGTAGGTGCAGCCCTTACCCAGCTCTTGCTCACCACCACAGCCCCTCTCCCGAGGGAGAGCAGACTCTGTTGCACTAGGAATGGATGCCATCCATATAGGTTGAGAGTTGTGAGGAGTGCAGGGAGGTTGAAGATGGGATGAAAGAGAAGACTTCTGAGGGGTCTTCGAGAAGGCATCATTTCATGGCCCTCCATGAGAAGTGTCTGGGTTACCCCACTTTTCTCCCCAAACTTCTATAAGTGATTAACACACCAGAGCCACAACCAAGTCTCAAACTACAGCAATAACATGACCTACTTTTTATATGTCACAGACAGTACACAGGGCAAGATGTTCCATAAACCAAAGCTTAAGCTTCAGGACAGAGGAAGTCTAGTCTCAAATGCTTTAAAAGAATTCTACATGGACCTCATCTCATGAcaaaggtatatttttaaaaggaaaaatacagctTTACATGTTGAGTAGTAACTTAAATATtcaatttatcattaaaaaagaaCTTAAGGGACTTcactggcggtgcagtggttaagactccgtgctcccaatgcagggggaccgggttcaatccctggtcagggaactagatcctgcatgccacaactaaaagagcccgcatgctgcaactaagacccggagcagccaaataaataaataaataacttttttaaaaaaagaccttagAAAGCAATATATACTACTTCCAAAAACACAGCTACACCTCAATGATCCAATATCACTACACAATGGACTGCAGCACATAAATCAATTCCAATAAAGGAACCTCATTCCATTCTCATAAGAATCAAAACTTTTTCTCTGGCTAAAAACTATCTTCCTTTGGATAAGTATCTTCTGGAAATGTATTaagatattttctattctctcaaagagaaataaattatacCCAATACTCTGTCTCTTGATAACTCAGGAGTTATAACTGCAAGCATAAAAATTATACACATCATAATACAGTGATAGAGAGTTTGCTTTCACATTAGCCCTGACTGCCACACTTTTATCATTCTTGCATCTATTTTTCATGGTTTCTGTCTTCTCCCTCACTGTTAGGCTATTTTCTCTTCTAATGTTATTTCTAATCCACGTTAAGGTGGGAAACCAGAGAACCAACTGTTTCTAAAGTAAGTATAATATAATCTGAGGGAAAATTGGTGTTACAGCATTATTTTCATTACCTAGAATTTTTGGACTGTCAAAGTTCTTGAAAATATAACCTCTAGATAAATAAAGATTCACAGTGGCTGAGAaatccatgctcccagtgcagggggcccgggtttgatccctggtcagggaactagatcccacatgtactCCGCaaccaagagtttgcatgccatacctaaggagcccgcctgctgcaactaagacctggtgcaaccaaataaacaaataaataaatattaaaataaataaagggctaGCTATAATTGTTGCGTTCACAATCATGACAGAGAATCCCATAAACATACAAACAGCACATTCAACAGCTCCCCGTGCAACCTCTGGAAATAATAAGCCATCTGGAAGCCACAGCCAATATGAAATGCCTATATAAGGTCTACCATGTAGCACAGCTGATAACCATGATACGGAGTATGAATATTCTAGAAACCCAAGGGAGGCAGCCCAAAGGGTGTATCAGACCAGAGGGTAAGGAGGAGGGGGGTGGCTGAGCTTACTGTGCTTGCTCAGAAACCTAGTGTAGTAACACAAAAGGAATGCTGCCATGATGGATGGGCGGTTACTTTTAAAGGTATAGCCAGACGGAAGCAGCAAACCCTCTCCCTTCAAAACTCATAATAAAAACACCTGCTCACATCGGCAAGTTTGAGCAATTGCCATAAGAAGTGGGGATCCAATGGAAGTAAGACACCTGATTTAAAACAGACACTCCACAAAGCAAAAGCATCAGTATACTATGAAGTAGGCTGTTCAAGGACAAAGTATTCTGTGCCATCAaacttcacctttttttttcttgctcttccTTCTCTATTTTGTGGGATGCAACATACGTTGAAAAGAGATGGCAACACCTATTCAGGAGCTTGACAAACTCTACCATGGCATCCTCTTTAGACAtgtttcccagggctgcccaTTCTCTCCTGTAAAGAATAACAAGAAAAGTTACTTCCTCTTCTTAATAGAATGAGAATTTGATTTAATTTAAACCTAAATATGAACAAGTCTCAGTTACAACTAAAATGAAGAATGATTCTACTATAAACAAAAGGTTCAAAACTTCAACAAGCATGTACTGATTTACTAAATTAGATATGCCACATACAAACCAAACGTACTTTCGTAAACCACAATTTAACTGCACTGCTGATAATTTCCATACCAGTAAAAGGTATCaaagttttacttttcttatatCATAGTTTATTTAGCCTTAACTGAATAAAATGCTTAATATATTCTTTCTTGTCACAACTCTGTATGTCCCAATAAGGGAATCAATTACTATATTGTAAATggctttttaaatattatttaggaAGAATCAAATGAAGCTGTACTTGTTGTATGTTCATAAACAGATGAGTAAACTTCTTCCACAATATTTAGCCATAAACATCTCCGAGCCAAAAACAGATAAACGTCTGAAGACTCCAAAAGCTGCAAGCAAAAATGTTTGTTTAGTTCTTAGTCTAAAGCTAA
This genomic stretch from Kogia breviceps isolate mKogBre1 chromosome 1, mKogBre1 haplotype 1, whole genome shotgun sequence harbors:
- the ACBD3 gene encoding Golgi resident protein GCP60, yielding MAAVLNAERLEVSVDGLTLSPDPEERPGAEGAPLLPPPLPPPSPPGSGRGPGAAGEQPEPGEAAAGGAAEEARRLEQRWGFGLEELYGLALRFFKEKDGKAFHPTYEEKLKLVALHKQVLMGPYNPDTCPEVGFFDVLGNDRRREWAALGNMSKEDAMVEFVKLLNRCCHLFSTYVASHKIEKEEQEKKRKEEEERRRREEEERERLQKEEEKRRQEEEERLRREEEERRRIEEERLRLEQQKQQIMAALNSQTAVQFQQYAAQQYPGNYEQQQILIRQLQEQHYQQYMQQLYQVQLAQQQAALQKQQEVAAAGASLPTSSKMNTTTPSDMMSVNGQAKTHTDNSEKELEPEAAEEALENGPKESLPVIAAPSMWTRPQIKDFKEKIRQDADSVITVGRGEVVTVRVPTHEEGSYLFWEFATDNYDIGFGVYFEWTDSPNTAVSVHVSESSDDDEEEEENISSEEKAKKNANKPLLDEIVPVYRRDCHEEVYAGSHQYPGRGVYLLKFDNSYSLWRSKSVYYRVYYTR